The Montipora capricornis isolate CH-2021 chromosome 6, ASM3666992v2, whole genome shotgun sequence genome has a window encoding:
- the LOC138051942 gene encoding cocaine esterase-like: MSATQIAKLTLFALLPLVRSVTVSTKYGEIEGFIASYPNASGPLKSVNKFLGIPFAAPPIGELRFKAPQPLKAWKPNVLTAKKHGNVCIQNKNIDFYFKQFTSNFSYSEDCLFLDVYSPNVSLSLPVMVYIHGGGYQSGAAITHTSDILALQGVVAVVIQYRLGPFGFLTTGDSVSPGNFGMLDQVEALKWVNENIEHFGGNPNQVTIFGESAGGTSVSLHLLSPLSRNFFHRIIAESGVDLSPFAFQSSSFGLRFTKELAEKLSCPTKEHGTMVDCIQAKDAIDVQAANELIRYKYTKEANWAPIVDMNFLHDTPQHLRQKGDFKKAPLMICFTSNEASLFLSLFLNSLELMKNPRDGVSPATFKSFMKKFPLAQNRGNKTADVIADALEFVYTPWPDSSDKYALRSKLVDLIGDYMFYAPSHEVADFHSQFAPVYMYEFTHKTRFNPWGPNEPWMGVTHGDNIPFDFGIPFLPNFFSMANEADRNVSSLIMAMYVNFARSSDPKVRGVPWEEYNATHRAYLRVNANPKMAASFYPYRMAFWNDYHPKLLQVKFDVGKQVVSGANTFDAIPMFIQIILTLILVVVSVV, encoded by the exons ATGTCGGCAACTCAAATTGCAAAGTTGACGCTCTTTGCATTGTTGCCTTTGGTTCGTTCCGTTACGGTGTCAACAAAGTATGGAGAAATAGAGGGCTTCATAGCTTCGTATCCAAACGCCTCTGGTCCGTTAAAATCTGTTAACAAGTTTCTTGGCATTCCTTTCGCTGCTCCACCGATTGGAGAGCTGAGGTTTAAGGCACCACAACCGTTAAAAGCGTGGAAACCGAACGTCCTTACGGCTAAAAAACATGGAAATGTTTGTATTCAAAATAAGAACATTGACTTTTATTTCAAACAGTTCACATCAAATTTCTCTTACAGTGAAGATTGCCTATTTCTAGACGTGTACTCCCCGAACGTCAGCTTGAGTTTACCTGTGATGGTTTATATTCATGGGGGCGGTTATCAGAGCGGTGCGGCGATTACTCATACCAGCGACATTTTGGCCCTTCAGGGTGTAGTTGCAGTGGTAATCCAGTATCGTCTCGGCCCGTTTGGCTTCTTAACTACTGGTGACTCCGTATCACCGGGGAATTTTGGAATGTTAGATCAAGTGGAGGCGCTGAAATGGGTAAATGAGAACATAGAGCATTTTGGAGGCAATCCTAATCAGGTGACAATATTTGGAGAAAGTGCTGGCGGAACAAGCGTAAGCCTCCATTTATTGTCTCCTCTTTCCAGAAACTTCTTTCATCGGATCATTGCGGAGAGCGGGGTGGACTTGAGCCCCTTTGCGTTTCAGTCAAGTTCGTTTGGTCTCCGTTTCACTAAAGAACTGGCCGAAAAGCTGAGCTGTCCAACCAAGGAACATGGTACTATGGTTGATTGTATTCAAGCAAAAGACGCCATAGACGTTCAAGCAGCCAATGAATTAATAAGATATAAGTATACAAAGGAGGCAAACTGGGCACCAATCGTTGACATGAACTTTCTTCATGATACCCCTCAGCATCTGCGACAAAAAggagattttaaaaaagccccTCTTATGATTTGCTTCACCAGTAACGAGGCGTCTTTGTTTCTTAGCTTGTTCTTGAATTCCCTAGAGCTGATGAAGAACCCGAGAGATGGTGTAAGCCCAGCTACGTTCAAATCATTCATGAAAAAGTTTCCACTCGCTCAAAACCGGGG GAACAAAACTGCTGATGTGATTGCAGACGCATTAGAGTTCGTGTACACCCCATGGCCTGACAGCAGTGATAAATACGCATTAAGAAGCAAACTTGTGGATCTCATCGGTGATTATATGTTCTACGCACCCAGCCACGAGGTTGCCGATTTTCACAGTCAGTTCGCACCTGTGTACATGTACGAGTTCACCCATAAAACGAGATTTAATCCTTGGGGCCCTAACGAACCTTGGATGGGTGTAACCCATGGTGACAACATACCTTTTGATTTTGGGATACCGTTTCTGCCCAATTTTTTTTCGATGGCAAACGAAGCTGACAGGAACGTCAGTTCACTGATCATGGCTATGTACGTTAACTTCGCCAGATCCAGCGATCCAAAAGTTAGGGGTGTTCCTTGGGAAGAGTACAACGCCACTCACAGAGCTTACCTGCGAGTTAATGCAAATCCCAAGATGGCGGCCTCGTTTTACCCTTACCGAATGGCTTTCTGGAATGATTACCATCCCAAATTGTTGCAAGTCAAGTTTGATGTCGGCAAACAAGTGGTCAGCGGTGCCAACACATTTGATGCCATTCCAATGTTTATTCAAATTATTCTTACCCTTATTTTGGTGGTCGTCTCTGTCGTTTGA